The following are encoded in a window of Ranitomeya variabilis isolate aRanVar5 chromosome 8, aRanVar5.hap1, whole genome shotgun sequence genomic DNA:
- the PRPF38A gene encoding pre-mRNA-splicing factor 38A has translation MANRTVKDAHSVHGTNPQYLVEKIIRTRIYESKYWKEECFGLTAELVVDKAMELKYIGGVYGGNIKPTPFLCLALKMLQIQPEKDIIVEFIKNEDFKYVRALGALYMRLTGTASDCYKYLEPLYNDYRKIKTQNRNGEFELMHVDEFIDELLHSERLCDVILPRLQKRYVLEETEQLDPRVSALEEDMDDVESSEEDDDDDEKGRDPTPDHHRRSYRDLDRPRRSPSPRYRRSRSRSPRRRSRSPKRRRERHRSKSPRRHRSRSRERRHRSKSKSPGHHRSHRHRSHSKSPERSKKSHKKSRRGNE, from the exons ATGGCGAACCGCACTGTGAAAGACGCTCATAGCGTCCACGGCACCAACCCGCAATACCTGGTGGAGAAAATCATCCGAACCCGCATCTATGAGTCCAAGTACTGGAAGGAGGAGtgttttggcctcactg ctgaGCTGGTGGTGGATAAGGCCATGGAGCTGAAATATATTGGAGGAGTTTATGGAGGCAACATTAAGCCCACACCGTTCTTGTGTTTGGCAttgaaaatgctgcagatccaacCAGAAAAGGACATCATTGTGGAGTTCATAAAGAATGAAGACTTCAA ATATGTGCGAGCATTGGGCGCTCTCTACATGCGACTGACTGGTACGGCCAGTGACTGCTACAAATATCTGGAGCCGCTGTATAACGATTACCGCAAGATCAAGACTCAGAATCGGAACGGGG AATTTGAGCTGATGCATGTAGATGAATTCATAGACGAGCTCCTCCACAGCGAACGCCTCTGTGACGTCATCTTACCTCGCTTACAG AAACGCTATGTGCTCGAGGAAACTGAGCAGCTGGATCCTCGTGTCAGCGCTTTGGAGGAAGATATGGATGACGTTGAGTCTAGCGAGGAAGATGATGACGACGACGAAAAG GGCAGAGATCCTACTCCAGATCATCACAGACGAAGCTACAGAGACCTAgacagaccaaggagatctccttcACCCCGATACAGGAGGAGCCGCAGCCGTTCTCCAAGAAG gagaaGCCGTTCCCCTAAGAGAAGAAG AGAACGGCACCGAAGCAAGAGTCCAAGGAGACACCGCAGCAGATCAAGAGAGAGACGACATCGATCAAAATCTAAATCTccag GGCATCATCGAAGTCACAGACACAGAAGCCACTCAAAATCTCCAGAGAG GTCAAAGAAGAGTCACAAAAAAAGCAGACGTGGGAATGAGTGA